One genomic region from candidate division Zixibacteria bacterium HGW-Zixibacteria-1 encodes:
- a CDS encoding aconitate hydratase, with product MGKSLTHKIIEQHLISGEIKSGTEITIDIDHVLVQDITGTQVFLHFEAIGLERIGAKVAVCYADHNVLQIKAENMEDHLYLQSAAKKFGVWFSKPANGIGHQIHQEHFAVPGTTAVGADSHTPHNGGMGVLAIGAGGLDVAVALGGGGYSFVMPKVVNVHLTGELKPWSTAKDVILEMLRRITVRGGFGKIFEYSGPGIKTLNVQQRVTITNMGTEMGATTSIFPSDEITKHYFEVTGRPNDWKEMLPDDDAEYDERIELDLSKIVPLVAQPSLPDKVVPVRDIAGVAIEQVMVGSCTNGAYADLKAVAKIMKGRQVHPDVNFFIHAASRMALEQLAEEGYLEDLLKAGVNVAEPTCGACIGSGHVPAPGARSLRAVNRNFRGRSGFKDDLVYLASPETAAATAITGVLTDPSTLGMEAPPSELPPKIRQDNPNLIPPASEADAKKLKIRRGDNIVPADPKDVLHDTISGEVLIKVEDDISTDHIMPAAAEILAYRSNIPKISEYVYYRLDPTFSARAKAKGGGFIVGGENYGQGSSREHAALAPMYLGVKGVIAKSFARIHHSNLVNFGLLPLTFKNKDDYDFIEKGDELVIKDCLASVDKATFTIQNTTRGYNIETEAKLTDRQKELLKLGGLLTYTRKRGMAKRK from the coding sequence ATGGGCAAATCACTGACACATAAAATCATCGAACAACATCTCATCTCCGGCGAAATAAAATCGGGCACCGAAATCACCATTGATATCGATCATGTCCTGGTTCAAGACATCACCGGCACCCAGGTCTTTCTGCATTTCGAAGCCATCGGCCTCGAGCGCATCGGCGCCAAAGTGGCCGTATGCTACGCCGATCACAATGTCCTGCAGATCAAGGCAGAAAATATGGAGGATCATTTGTATCTCCAGTCGGCGGCGAAGAAATTCGGCGTCTGGTTCTCCAAACCGGCCAATGGTATCGGCCACCAGATTCATCAGGAGCATTTCGCCGTTCCCGGCACCACTGCGGTCGGCGCCGACAGCCACACGCCGCACAACGGCGGCATGGGTGTCCTGGCCATCGGTGCCGGCGGTCTCGATGTCGCCGTGGCTCTGGGCGGCGGCGGATACAGTTTTGTCATGCCCAAAGTCGTCAATGTGCATCTGACCGGTGAATTGAAACCATGGTCAACCGCCAAGGATGTCATTCTCGAGATGCTTCGCCGTATCACCGTGCGCGGCGGTTTCGGCAAAATTTTCGAATACTCCGGGCCCGGCATCAAAACACTTAACGTGCAACAGCGCGTAACTATCACCAACATGGGAACCGAGATGGGTGCAACCACATCGATTTTCCCGTCCGATGAAATCACTAAACATTATTTCGAAGTTACCGGGCGGCCGAATGACTGGAAAGAAATGCTGCCCGATGACGACGCCGAGTACGACGAGCGTATCGAGCTGGACCTGTCGAAAATCGTGCCGCTCGTGGCGCAGCCATCGCTTCCTGACAAGGTTGTCCCGGTGCGCGATATTGCCGGCGTGGCAATCGAGCAGGTGATGGTCGGATCATGCACCAACGGCGCCTATGCCGACCTGAAGGCGGTGGCGAAAATCATGAAGGGCCGCCAGGTGCATCCCGATGTCAATTTCTTCATCCATGCCGCCAGCCGGATGGCGCTCGAGCAATTGGCCGAGGAAGGCTATCTTGAGGATCTTCTCAAGGCCGGTGTCAATGTCGCCGAACCGACCTGCGGCGCCTGTATCGGCTCCGGCCATGTCCCTGCGCCCGGCGCCCGCTCGCTGCGGGCGGTCAATCGCAACTTCCGCGGCCGTTCCGGATTCAAGGATGACCTGGTCTATCTGGCCAGCCCGGAAACCGCCGCCGCGACCGCTATTACCGGCGTTCTGACCGATCCTTCCACCCTCGGCATGGAAGCGCCGCCCTCGGAACTTCCACCCAAAATCCGCCAGGATAATCCCAACCTGATTCCGCCCGCGTCGGAAGCGGATGCCAAAAAACTCAAAATCAGGCGCGGCGATAATATTGTCCCGGCCGATCCGAAAGATGTTTTGCATGATACCATCAGCGGCGAAGTGCTGATTAAGGTCGAGGATGACATATCCACCGACCATATCATGCCCGCCGCGGCCGAGATTCTGGCCTACCGCTCGAATATTCCCAAAATCAGCGAATATGTTTATTACCGTCTCGACCCCACCTTCTCGGCCAGGGCCAAAGCCAAAGGGGGCGGATTTATTGTCGGCGGTGAGAATTACGGGCAGGGTTCCTCGCGCGAGCATGCCGCGCTGGCCCCGATGTATCTCGGTGTCAAAGGCGTCATTGCCAAATCATTCGCACGGATTCATCATTCCAACCTCGTCAATTTCGGTCTCCTGCCGCTGACCTTCAAGAACAAGGACGACTACGATTTTATCGAGAAAGGTGATGAACTGGTCATCAAAGACTGTCTTGCCTCGGTCGATAAAGCGACTTTCACCATTCAGAACACGACCCGGGGGTATAATATCGAGACTGAAGCGAAATTGACCGACCGCCAGAAGGAATTATTGAAGCTGGGCGGCCTTCTGACCTACACCCGCAAACGCGGCATGGCGAAGCGGAAGTAG
- a CDS encoding DNA-formamidopyrimidine glycosylase: MPELPEVETVVRGLQQTILNKTIDSVFINSPKIDSDNPRGWLDILRNKTFINIHRRGKNILIDLSDNYTLWVHLKMTGHLYYMSDKTEIDKHDLLIFKLKDNRHHLRFNDYRRFGRVRLFKTDQVMSQKGLIELGPEPLEISRDDFIQLFKSTRRMIKPAVLDQTFIAGLGNIYADETLYLGRIHPRRLTDSIADTKLTELHGHTVKILKKAINLMGTSVDTYAGVNGQPGGFQKYLNVYGREGEPCKRCGASIRREKIGSRSAHFCPRCQRNR; this comes from the coding sequence ATGCCTGAGCTTCCCGAGGTCGAGACCGTTGTTCGCGGTTTGCAGCAGACAATTTTGAACAAAACCATTGATTCGGTATTCATAAACTCTCCCAAAATCGACAGCGACAATCCACGCGGATGGCTCGATATTCTCCGAAATAAAACATTTATTAACATTCACCGCCGGGGCAAAAACATCCTCATCGATCTTTCTGATAATTACACCCTGTGGGTGCATCTGAAAATGACCGGCCATCTTTACTACATGTCGGATAAAACCGAAATCGATAAGCATGATCTTTTGATATTCAAACTGAAAGACAACCGTCATCATCTGCGTTTCAACGACTACCGAAGGTTCGGCCGGGTGCGCCTGTTCAAAACCGACCAGGTGATGAGCCAAAAAGGATTAATCGAACTCGGCCCCGAGCCGCTGGAAATCAGCCGGGATGATTTCATTCAATTATTCAAATCCACCCGGCGCATGATCAAACCGGCTGTGCTGGATCAAACCTTTATCGCCGGACTGGGCAACATCTATGCCGATGAAACCCTTTACCTCGGCCGGATCCACCCGCGCCGCCTGACCGATAGTATTGCCGATACGAAACTGACTGAGTTACACGGCCATACTGTCAAGATCCTGAAAAAAGCCATCAACCTGATGGGCACTTCGGTTGACACCTATGCCGGTGTCAACGGACAGCCGGGCGGATTCCAGAAATATCTCAACGTTTACGGGCGTGAGGGAGAGCCATGTAAACGCTGCGGCGCCTCGATCAGAAGAGAAAAAATCGGTTCCCGCTCGGCCCATTTCTGCCCCCGCTGCCAGAGAAATCGTTAA
- a CDS encoding disulfide oxidoreductase: protein MDITKDTSIGDIIANIPGAASVIKKYFHGGCYGCPSMKMETLEMGAELHGHDVNKIIAELKQLA from the coding sequence ATGGATATTACCAAAGATACCAGCATCGGCGATATTATCGCAAACATACCGGGCGCTGCCTCCGTTATAAAGAAGTATTTTCATGGCGGATGTTATGGCTGTCCATCGATGAAAATGGAAACCCTCGAAATGGGAGCCGAACTTCATGGTCATGACGTTAATAAGATAATCGCCGAGCTAAAACAATTAGCCTGA
- the nifU gene encoding Fe-S cluster assembly scaffold protein NifU → MYSQKVIEHFQNPQNVGEIENADGVGTVGNPSCGDIMKMYIKVENNIIVDIKFKTFGCGAAIATSSITTAIVKGKTIEEAERLTRNEVADALGGLPPIKMHCSNLATDALRAAIENYRANQNGNKM, encoded by the coding sequence ATGTATTCTCAGAAAGTAATTGAACATTTTCAAAATCCGCAGAATGTCGGTGAGATCGAAAACGCCGATGGTGTCGGAACGGTAGGAAATCCGTCATGCGGCGATATTATGAAAATGTACATAAAAGTCGAAAATAATATTATTGTCGACATAAAATTTAAGACCTTCGGATGCGGCGCCGCTATTGCCACCAGTTCGATCACGACGGCCATCGTCAAGGGCAAAACGATTGAAGAAGCCGAGAGGCTGACCAGGAATGAAGTGGCCGATGCTCTCGGCGGCCTGCCGCCGATCAAAATGCATTGCTCCAATCTGGCGACCGATGCTCTTCGGGCGGCGATCGAAAATTATCGGGCTAACCAAAACGGAAATAAGATGTGA
- a CDS encoding biotin--[acetyl-CoA-carboxylase] ligase yields MTKDQFEALAEKIIEKIRARPKHRFDPVKLAKGYKVTREDIISGLGLLQQWGYKFKADQNGFFSFLSAPDKLLAREIAHRLKTKIIGCKIHSWQSVQSTNTLAGQLAAIGAPEGTVVVAEQQTRGRGRFGRTWHSPAGLSVYCSIILRPKIPPTLAPGISLITAVAVADTIASYGDIDVKIKWPNDILISGKKTAGILTELSAEIGRTNFVIVGVGININHKISDFPEPLRKSATAVRIGLKREIRRVDFLKNFMAKFEKEYLGFKKRGLAASRKRILKYSSLINSSITLKIGRKTLSGNVLDIDGSGRLVVETAEGIRQFSAGEVTMHESGS; encoded by the coding sequence ATGACTAAAGACCAATTTGAAGCTCTCGCTGAAAAAATAATTGAGAAAATTCGCGCCCGGCCGAAACACCGTTTCGATCCGGTGAAGCTGGCCAAAGGTTATAAAGTCACCCGGGAAGATATAATCAGCGGTCTGGGCCTGCTCCAGCAATGGGGCTATAAATTCAAAGCGGATCAGAACGGTTTTTTCAGTTTTTTATCGGCGCCTGACAAGCTCCTTGCCCGGGAAATTGCCCACCGCCTTAAAACGAAAATAATCGGCTGCAAAATACATAGCTGGCAATCGGTTCAATCAACCAATACTCTCGCCGGTCAACTGGCGGCGATCGGCGCACCGGAGGGGACCGTCGTTGTGGCCGAACAGCAGACTCGTGGGCGGGGCCGATTCGGACGGACCTGGCATTCACCGGCCGGGCTAAGTGTATATTGTTCAATAATTCTCCGGCCGAAAATTCCTCCGACGCTGGCTCCAGGTATATCGCTGATCACTGCCGTGGCCGTCGCCGACACAATCGCTTCCTACGGGGATATCGACGTTAAGATAAAATGGCCCAATGATATTCTGATCTCGGGCAAAAAAACGGCCGGTATCCTGACCGAACTTTCGGCCGAAATCGGCCGCACCAATTTCGTCATTGTGGGCGTTGGCATTAACATTAACCACAAAATTTCCGATTTCCCGGAGCCGCTCAGAAAAAGCGCCACAGCCGTCAGAATCGGCCTCAAAAGAGAGATTAGAAGGGTCGATTTTCTTAAGAATTTTATGGCTAAATTCGAAAAAGAGTACCTCGGCTTCAAAAAACGCGGATTGGCCGCTTCCAGAAAAAGAATCTTGAAGTACTCTTCTTTGATAAATTCTTCAATCACTCTGAAAATAGGTCGCAAGACTTTATCAGGCAACGTATTAGATATAGATGGCAGTGGCCGTCTGGTGGTTGAGACGGCCGAAGGAATCAGACAATTCTCCGCCGGAGAAGTTACAATGCATGAATCCGGGAGTTAA
- the nadC gene encoding nicotinate-nucleotide diphosphorylase (carboxylating), translating to MDSIDEIIRQQVDLVLMEDIGQGDITTTACIEPTLVKAEIMAKSEGVVSGLMVVEMVFQSRDKNVQIEIVKTDGETFARGDRIIGIEGDSRAILTGERTALNFLGHLSGIATLTAKFVEAVRGTGATILDTRKTTPGLRLLDKYAVACGGASNHRFGLYDMALIKDNHIAAAGSITKAVEKMRAFLKSDEYKKQYLIKPEHIEIEVEVENESQLREAIAGKVKRLLLDNQSTEQLAELVKIARSLDAGVKLEASGNVNLANVRKVAETGVDFISIGTLTHSAPSSDFSLKFLPQ from the coding sequence ATGGACTCAATTGATGAAATCATCCGCCAGCAGGTTGACCTGGTCCTGATGGAAGATATCGGGCAGGGCGATATTACCACGACCGCCTGTATCGAACCGACCCTCGTCAAGGCCGAGATTATGGCCAAATCCGAAGGCGTCGTCTCCGGCTTGATGGTCGTCGAGATGGTCTTTCAGTCGCGCGATAAAAATGTCCAAATCGAGATCGTCAAGACCGATGGCGAGACTTTTGCCAGGGGCGACAGGATTATCGGTATCGAGGGCGACAGCCGCGCCATTCTGACCGGCGAACGAACCGCCCTGAACTTTCTGGGACATCTGTCCGGTATCGCCACCCTGACCGCGAAATTCGTGGAGGCTGTCAGGGGTACCGGAGCCACCATTCTGGATACCCGGAAAACCACCCCGGGGCTTCGTCTCCTCGATAAATACGCCGTGGCCTGCGGCGGCGCCTCCAACCATCGTTTCGGCCTCTATGATATGGCCCTGATCAAAGATAATCATATTGCCGCCGCCGGATCCATTACCAAAGCGGTCGAAAAAATGCGCGCCTTTCTGAAATCCGACGAATACAAAAAACAATATCTTATTAAGCCAGAACACATCGAAATCGAAGTCGAAGTGGAAAATGAGTCGCAGCTCAGGGAAGCCATCGCCGGCAAAGTCAAAAGGCTTTTGCTCGACAATCAATCGACAGAACAGCTTGCCGAATTGGTTAAAATCGCCCGTTCCCTTGATGCCGGCGTCAAGCTTGAAGCCTCCGGCAATGTCAATCTCGCCAATGTCAGGAAGGTCGCGGAAACCGGCGTGGATTTTATCTCCATCGGCACCCTGACTCATTCGGCGCCGTCATCGGATTTTTCGCTGAAATTTCTGCCGCAATAA
- a CDS encoding cysteine protease, whose protein sequence is MLRYIKAKDSATDTVYYTGWLPPMYDFRDYHPEAEEIIKLTKTIKITPGIKAPAIPDKVDLRQWCSGVEDQEDLGSCSAHAAVGMVEYFENRAFGKHIEGSRLFVYKTTRNLMGVLGDTGAWLRTAMGALAHCGLPNERYWPYTTKLVANQPGERTFDDEPSQFVYAIADNYEALKYFCHDPLGKNIPKDKVLKTIKTFLAAKIPSMFGFFGYQSFGHSDVKGGVPIPCTGEWQIWGHAVLAVGYDDNLVIKNTICNKKSKGAFLFKNSWGASWGDKGYGWLPYEYVLNGDALDFWSLISMKWLETKNFNI, encoded by the coding sequence ATGTTGCGTTACATAAAAGCGAAGGATTCTGCAACGGATACGGTCTATTATACCGGTTGGCTGCCACCCATGTATGATTTCAGAGACTACCATCCCGAAGCGGAGGAAATTATCAAGCTAACCAAGACAATTAAAATTACGCCCGGAATTAAAGCGCCCGCGATACCGGATAAAGTAGATCTCCGGCAGTGGTGCTCAGGCGTTGAAGATCAGGAGGATCTCGGCTCCTGCAGTGCCCATGCTGCAGTCGGCATGGTTGAGTATTTTGAAAATCGGGCCTTTGGCAAGCATATTGAGGGGTCACGGCTTTTTGTTTATAAAACCACTCGCAATCTCATGGGTGTACTCGGTGATACCGGGGCCTGGTTGCGGACGGCTATGGGTGCACTGGCCCATTGTGGTTTGCCCAACGAAAGGTACTGGCCATACACTACCAAGCTGGTGGCCAATCAGCCCGGCGAGAGAACATTTGATGACGAGCCATCGCAGTTTGTTTATGCCATTGCCGACAATTACGAGGCCTTGAAATATTTCTGTCATGATCCTTTGGGGAAAAATATCCCTAAAGACAAGGTCCTTAAAACAATCAAGACATTTCTCGCTGCCAAGATTCCATCAATGTTTGGTTTTTTCGGTTACCAGTCGTTTGGTCATTCCGACGTTAAAGGGGGTGTTCCAATACCTTGCACCGGGGAATGGCAAATCTGGGGTCACGCCGTCTTGGCAGTCGGCTATGATGATAACCTGGTCATAAAAAACACCATTTGTAATAAAAAGAGCAAGGGAGCCTTTTTATTCAAAAATTCGTGGGGGGCATCCTGGGGCGACAAAGGTTATGGCTGGTTGCCATATGAATATGTCTTAAATGGAGATGCCCTTGATTTCTGGTCGCTTATTAGTATGAAGTGGCTTGAAACCAAAAATTTTAACATATAA
- a CDS encoding purine-nucleoside phosphorylase, giving the protein MDNLREMISEAAAFIRTKVDIIPQIGIILGTGLGSLADGIEIAATVNYQDIPHFPVSTVESHAGRLLFGHLRNKPVVAMQGRFHYYEGYSLKQVTFPVRVMKELGIETLIVSNACGGLNPQFNRGDIMIITDHINLLGNNPLIGPNDDSIGDRFPDMYNCYDKDLVKLAENIALEQKLPVRKGVYVAVAGPNLETAAEYRFLRILAADVVGMSTVPEVIAARHQHTKVLAFSIITDMGLPDALGPCSLDEIIATANSAEPKLRELIAGCVEKM; this is encoded by the coding sequence ATGGACAATCTCAGGGAAATGATTTCTGAGGCAGCGGCATTTATAAGAACCAAAGTCGACATCATACCACAAATAGGAATTATTCTCGGCACCGGTCTGGGCTCATTGGCCGATGGAATCGAAATCGCCGCCACCGTCAATTATCAGGATATACCACATTTCCCGGTTTCAACAGTGGAATCGCACGCCGGAAGACTCTTATTTGGACATCTTCGCAACAAGCCGGTGGTCGCCATGCAGGGCCGGTTTCATTATTATGAAGGTTACTCCTTGAAACAGGTGACTTTCCCGGTACGGGTCATGAAAGAGCTCGGTATCGAGACTCTCATCGTCTCCAACGCCTGCGGCGGTCTTAATCCCCAGTTCAATCGCGGCGATATTATGATCATTACCGATCATATTAACCTGCTCGGCAACAACCCGCTGATCGGGCCCAACGACGATTCGATCGGCGACCGGTTTCCCGATATGTACAATTGTTATGACAAGGATCTTGTTAAACTGGCCGAAAATATCGCTCTCGAGCAGAAACTCCCGGTCAGAAAAGGGGTCTATGTCGCTGTCGCCGGACCCAATCTGGAAACCGCCGCCGAGTACCGTTTCCTGAGAATTCTGGCGGCCGACGTGGTCGGCATGTCAACCGTCCCGGAAGTGATCGCCGCCCGCCACCAGCACACCAAAGTCCTGGCCTTTTCGATTATTACCGATATGGGCCTGCCCGATGCGCTGGGGCCGTGCTCGCTGGATGAAATCATCGCCACCGCCAACAGTGCCGAACCCAAACTCCGCGAACTGATCGCCGGCTGCGTGGAAAAAATGTAG
- a CDS encoding YggS family pyridoxal phosphate-dependent enzyme: MFDHIRENLEKINKNISEAARRSGRKPEEITLVAVSKTYPAEAITAAVGFGIADVGESRVQEAEPKIQSLGKIARWHMIGHLQTNKAKKAVAVFDFIQSVDSLKLAEEINRQAGEINRKIDCLIEINSAGESSKSGLAPEMAAELIEKAGKLENIILRGIMTIGPLTDDRQLIRNAFRKTRRLFEDGRKSAGNQFDTLSMGMSDDYEIAIEEGSNMVRIGTAIFGSRNK; encoded by the coding sequence ATGTTCGACCATATCAGGGAAAATCTCGAAAAAATAAATAAAAATATCTCCGAAGCCGCCCGACGCAGCGGCCGAAAACCCGAAGAGATTACTCTGGTGGCCGTATCCAAAACCTATCCGGCCGAAGCTATCACGGCCGCGGTCGGATTCGGAATTGCCGATGTCGGTGAATCGCGCGTACAGGAAGCCGAGCCAAAAATACAGAGTCTCGGGAAGATTGCGCGATGGCATATGATCGGACATTTACAGACCAACAAGGCCAAGAAGGCTGTGGCCGTTTTTGATTTTATCCAGTCGGTTGATTCGCTGAAACTGGCCGAAGAAATCAACCGCCAGGCCGGTGAAATTAATCGAAAAATCGACTGCCTTATCGAAATCAACTCGGCCGGGGAGAGTTCCAAATCGGGCCTTGCCCCGGAAATGGCCGCGGAATTAATTGAAAAGGCGGGAAAACTGGAGAATATCATCCTGCGGGGAATAATGACCATCGGCCCGCTGACCGACGATAGACAACTAATTCGCAATGCTTTTCGTAAAACAAGAAGGCTGTTCGAGGATGGGCGAAAATCGGCCGGAAATCAATTCGACACACTCTCGATGGGGATGTCGGATGATTATGAAATCGCCATCGAGGAGGGTTCGAATATGGTCAGAATCGGAACCGCCATTTTCGGCAGTAGAAATAAGTAA
- the alr gene encoding alanine racemase yields MNKRYLTWIELDSKALRKNIATIRRLSGKRKIAVAVKANAYGHGLKEIISLLEAEDVEYIAVHSLDEAAASRAFGWKRHILVVGYIALSDLEAVVDLNLEPTVYNAETINRLGRLAKRVEKTIDIHLKVETGTNRQGVEESRLPGIIEIIKKHPGLNLKGVSTHFANIEDTTNHEYANNQLKQFNRLVSAIRAHGLKPVYRHTACSAALLLFDDTKFELVRPGIAFYGLWPSKETYLSYRLQGGSNNILSPILTWKTRIIQIKEVPSDAFIGYGCTYRTTSKTRLAILPIGYYEGYDRSLSNLAYVLIKGKRAPVRGRICMNLAMVDITDIKGVRLEDEVVLLGSDQKEKVTADQIADWAKTVNYEIISRINGNIPRLII; encoded by the coding sequence ATGAATAAACGATATCTCACCTGGATTGAACTCGATTCCAAAGCCTTAAGAAAAAACATTGCCACCATCAGGCGCCTGTCCGGAAAAAGAAAGATAGCGGTTGCGGTCAAGGCCAATGCCTATGGTCATGGCTTGAAGGAAATTATTTCGCTGCTGGAAGCGGAAGATGTCGAATATATCGCGGTTCATTCGCTCGATGAAGCCGCGGCCTCGCGTGCCTTCGGGTGGAAACGCCACATCCTGGTTGTCGGATATATTGCACTATCCGATCTTGAAGCGGTCGTCGACCTGAATCTGGAGCCGACCGTTTACAATGCCGAGACAATCAATCGCCTGGGACGGCTGGCAAAGCGGGTCGAAAAGACAATCGACATTCATCTCAAAGTGGAAACCGGCACCAACCGTCAGGGCGTGGAGGAAAGCCGGCTGCCCGGAATAATCGAGATTATCAAGAAACATCCGGGACTGAATTTGAAAGGTGTCTCGACGCACTTTGCCAATATCGAAGATACAACCAACCATGAGTATGCCAATAACCAGTTGAAACAATTCAATCGGCTGGTATCGGCCATCAGGGCGCACGGTTTGAAACCGGTGTATCGTCATACCGCCTGCTCGGCGGCGCTGTTGCTCTTCGATGATACGAAATTCGAGCTGGTCCGTCCCGGAATCGCCTTTTACGGTCTCTGGCCATCCAAAGAAACTTATCTCTCCTACCGTCTGCAGGGAGGCTCCAATAATATTTTATCGCCGATCCTGACGTGGAAGACGCGCATTATTCAGATAAAGGAGGTGCCTTCCGATGCGTTTATCGGTTATGGGTGTACTTACCGAACCACCTCGAAAACCCGTCTGGCGATTTTGCCGATCGGGTATTATGAGGGATATGACCGTTCACTGTCCAATCTTGCCTATGTTCTGATAAAAGGCAAAAGGGCGCCGGTTCGCGGAAGAATCTGTATGAATCTGGCCATGGTCGATATTACCGATATCAAAGGTGTCCGGCTTGAGGATGAGGTCGTGTTATTGGGCAGCGATCAGAAAGAGAAAGTAACGGCAGATCAGATTGCCGACTGGGCCAAAACCGTAAATTATGAGATTATCAGCCGAATAAACGGAAACATTCCGCGGCTAATAATTTGA
- a CDS encoding redox-sensing transcriptional repressor Rex produces the protein MSESKKKKISESTIRRLSLYYRVLSILEKENYETVSSKELAKRKKLTPAQVRKDLSFFGSFGTRGLGYPVSELKKQIAEILGLNRGWNVALIGVGNIGSALVGYKEFQRQGFNIKLIFDNDQRKIGSNHKGIIVSDIKNLEKDLKDNSIEIVVVAVPATVAQYIVDDVIKAGIKGILNFASVNLKVPDDVFLRNENMSMELEYLSFALSNLRNGTGDN, from the coding sequence ATATCTGAATCGAAGAAGAAAAAAATATCGGAATCAACCATACGCAGGCTGTCCTTGTATTATCGGGTTTTATCGATTCTCGAAAAGGAGAATTATGAAACGGTATCATCTAAAGAACTGGCCAAGCGAAAGAAGCTGACTCCGGCGCAGGTACGAAAAGATTTATCGTTTTTTGGCTCTTTCGGTACCCGTGGTCTGGGCTATCCGGTCTCCGAACTTAAAAAGCAGATTGCGGAAATTCTCGGTCTGAACCGGGGCTGGAACGTGGCTTTGATCGGTGTCGGTAATATTGGATCGGCTCTCGTGGGATACAAGGAATTTCAGAGACAGGGCTTTAATATAAAGTTGATTTTCGATAACGATCAGCGCAAAATCGGTTCGAATCACAAGGGAATCATCGTTTCTGATATAAAGAATCTGGAAAAAGACCTTAAGGATAATAGCATTGAAATAGTCGTCGTGGCGGTTCCGGCGACAGTTGCCCAGTATATTGTCGATGATGTTATCAAGGCAGGTATTAAGGGCATTTTGAATTTTGCCTCGGTCAATCTGAAGGTCCCGGACGATGTTTTTCTGAGAAACGAGAACATGTCCATGGAGCTGGAATATTTATCGTTTGCCCTGAGTAATCTGAGGAACGGCACCGGCGACAACTGA